TTTATCTTTAACTGTTGGAAGTTGTAAATGTTTCAATTCTTACTTGGGATGATAATGTTTTTAATAACAATGTTCTGCTTGATCAACCTTGTCACGTTAAACTAAcgataaacaataattatttttgccagttcaaaacaaaaatgatgatAAACAATATTAACAGTAACTGTTATCCGTTAACTCTTACTGCATGAGCCATCGCTCTACATTTACAAAAGTTATAATATTGAaagttaattattattcaaaagtCAACCCTGAAAAATATTAGATTGGGtgtaatcataattattattattactattgtttaACTAATATATTTTCCCTAAATGAACAGATGGCAAAGtgatgaaaaattaatgtataaATCAAACTGATAAAAGCAATGCATTTAGACAGGCACGCAACAGTAATATTGTTGAGAATATTATAcatttgtgtgttttttcttCCAAAAGTCCAGATATGAAGGATTACACTTCAGTTGGACGTCCTTCTTCTTCATCTTTGGTATAGTAGGACTGTATAATGCAACAAACCATAAAAATTAGCTCAACACATTTAATTTTAAGAACAATTGACTTACGTAAAATAAGTGATTGCATCGAAAGACTATAACATCTGCATTGCAATGATAACAATGATCATAGAAAGTTTATGAATAGAGGACAGCAACAGGAATGATATAATTTgcttgaatgaggaaaaaatatctttgtgCTACACAAAACTTTGACATATACTTTGCCAAATGACAacctgaaattttcaaatttgaagttCTGACCACAATACATTAGCttacagcagtaaatctttcattctctgccttcaCATGAACACAGTAGTGTGTAGATTGCAAGGTCTACTGGCTTATAATGCTCCACCATTTGTACTATGAATTTTGGTTGCCTGCAATTGAGGCTACATCATGAGACATAATACTCTACTAGAATATTATTTTAACTACAGACTACACTGTATATAAGGTGATAAAGCAAAACGTTTTTAAGGACTTCGAGAATAATGCATATATAGGCACACAGCAAAATTTCTCTTTTCATGTTCAATTCTATATCTCACAAATGTATcattttgtttatattgtatATAAACACTggttactaacaagaagaagtaAACTTAACTCATGTTTCAAAAAGACACtgcgttgccattcattcaaaaaaaaattaatagaatgAGTGatgtgtcagcagctgattggtgATCTCAAACACTCTTGAAAAATCGTGATTCTTTTATGTGTGGTGGAAATTCTTATATAGCACTCCACTGTATACGataacataaataattattattactattgtgaTCACCATACTTTATTATTTGAAACAGTTCACCACAATAGGTGATCAAAAATATCAATTTGCCATTTATCAAATACCTGATTGCAttaatcaaattaatcaaaaatgcaaatttgcttATATGACTTGAGTTTGACATTTTTCTTACCTTTGCCACAACATCACCATTCATGTTCAAGCTACGGTATCTCTTCATCGCTTTATCTTCACCTTGAAGGGACACAGAATCGTCTCCTGAAAGAGCCATTATCATAGCCTGTCAGGATTACCCGTAACAATGCTTCACAATCTCCTCTCAAATGAAATCTAAACTTGTCTACACCAGAAGGGTGCAGCGTTAGACTAGACTGTCAAGGAATCTCCTTCTAAGCTGCTTGTTTTCTTCATTACACATAATGTGGTTGGTTAGTTAATGTCATTCACATAAGATTTTGCAAACAGAAATTCTGTTTTTATAGTgctatattattattgttattattatgatattGTCATTATCATAATATTATCATCATTTAAAACTTTACCCTTTCTGTCTTTCTTCATATTAATTTACAAGTTTTCCAAAATATTACAAAGTGCAACAAACTTTTGTTAATCAGCACTTCatagaaattaaaaatattataataatattattgttattattataatttgtttGATCTTCCCTTCCTTAAAATTTTCTACATTATTCACTTTTATCCAGGGTTGTATATAGATAAGAGAAGGGAAGTCACACTGGCTGCTCGATCCTGAAAGTTTCTGCAGGTTCTTTCATGGAAGGAAAAGTTGCCTTGCATTTTCTGGCATTACCATTTCCAAATTTTTTCCCTGTACTCTCCTATTGGAGGGGTTTTTTCAACCCACCGTTGTCTACTTTGAAGAAACCTCTACCTACTTGAAAACTAAAAAACTCTTTTCACCTGCAATCATCAGAtcaaacaagcataaatggtACCttagatgatgatgatgatgatgatgatgatgataatgattaccgacatgattatgattattatgattatgattatgattatgattattactattattattagtattattattattattaccattaatttttttgggtTTGTTATTCTTTGCTCATTCATGATGCCTCACTTATCCCACCTGTAAAACACTCAACTTACTTTTTCTGTGTGTAAAGGTTCTGCCTGTCTTACAGAACTGGACAACGTTTCCAAAAACAAACATCACCAGCCATATCCCAAGGATAATCAGTGACACCCAGCATTTCATGGCCTTTTCAGCTGCCATGATGTGCTGCCATGCATACTTGATCAGCACAAATTCCTCAATGAAATAGTCAACCCCTGCAGTGATCATGGCCGCACCAATGAGAGATGTCGCCACAATAAAAAAGCCTTTTTGCCATCTTAGAGTCAACAAGCCAAAGGTTAGACTCAAGCCAAGCAGGACTCCAAATGGTATCCATTTTATTGCAACATGATAGAATGTCTCGATTATGAAGAAAAGAGCGATGCCAATGAAAAAGCCCAGGCCAAATCCTCCCAGGAATAATCCACAGTATGTGACAAACATGGTTAAAAGGCCGCAGAACACTCCCACGGCAACCGCCACTGCCACAAGGCCCCAGGTTGGAAGGTCAGAATGATTACTGCAGATGACGTAGGTAACAGAGGTGCCAAATAACAAGCCCAGTAAGAAAAGGCTGCACTTGAAAAATCTGTAACCTACAAGCAAAGATAAAATATTAGTAGTAATAATGTTTAGGTGTGGAATATAAAATTATGGAACCCATACTATTGGTAGAAGTGAGTGAAGCACAAAGTTTTATATACACACATGCACCAAAGCAATAGTTATGATTGGGATTGAAGCTCAGGCATGTTAAATGGGACCAGCTCTCAGTGGCCTGCTACCTCAAATGACTGAGTATTGCAATGGTATTGCAGAGGTCAGGTTGAAATCCCATTGAGGGATTGAATTTCTCCTTACTTTCACAAAAAGGTGCTCATGACTACGATGATCACATtgaaacattaataattattatggcaaGCTTTTCAATGAATTTATTTCTTTCATCAGATTTCTTTAAAGGAAGCTGCATGAAGCAGTTCTGAAAGCAGACACAAATGAcccactaataataattattgtattattaCTGTGTGTATACTAATAAGTAATTATTGTTGGGCTGTTAAGCCCAACAATTATTGTTGGGCTTAACAGCACTGCTAAGACCATCAAACCTCCATTAATAtgctaaaattaataatgtttcAAAGTGCCACTCATGGTCTTCTGGACTTGGGCACCCAGCTCCCACTTTGACTGAATCCATCTGAGAGCCAACAACAGGTTGTTACCAGTGATGAGATATACCGTAAAAGGCACAAGAGACAATGCCTAGACCAAAACTTGCAAGGAAGGCTCTATTGCATCAAGTTCCCACTTACCAAATATAACCAGATAAATGCCGCACACAGCAATGATACAGCTTGTGATTGTGTAGGGTATGCTCAGTTCGTTATTCACAATGAACACTTTGAAGTCATGGCATTGTCCCTTCTTGACCCCTGGAACAACAGCTGTTGGATCTGAAGCATTGGCTGTCGTTGCCGCCATTGTCTGGTTAGTTGTTGTCTCTAGTGGAGTAGTCACAAGTTTCGTCTCTAAACTAACGTTTGCTTTGGTTGGAGCCACAGTGGCATTCTGTCCTTGCAGGCTGGAAATGCTTGCCGCAATCAGCAGCAGCGTCAAAAGTACTGAAGGTGTCAtctgtaaatgaaaaaaattcacattaAGACAATTCAGTTACTGCATGGTACCTCCAACAGCTAGCTCCTATGTACAGAATTGAGTGTACTTTAAGGTAGATGTGTTCTAATGCCCTGTTAAATCTTTTTGCAAATAACTTCTTGATAACAAATAGTTAGGGTTTAGGTAAGGTTTAATTCTTAGGCAAGGATTTACGTTAATGCATTTGTCGGATAGATGAGCGACAGAGACCCTTTATGAACTTGAGTGCCTTTTCAGTGCCACAAATattaaatgtggctaaatgcaatttatgtAAATTATGCAGTTAGCTGCCTTCCCCTCTGTGTAATCTGCAGAGTGATTGCAGGGGCCTGTTGCTTGCCTCATGGCCATGCACTGGTCTTGAATTGTGCATCACTTTTGGAAGCCCAAATTAAGCAAATCTTTGCTGATTACAGCTCTTGTCTCTTCCCATCTCTCTCACTTTGGGGCATTGGTAAATATGGGGCCAGGTGAATCCCTTTCAGAGTGACACTGCCTACAGTTGCTGACTACATGCAGAGGTGGTGCCTGTCACTGGGTTCCTATGGATACCACCCTTCTAGACCTCAATTAACACAGGAACCCTCCCTGTCAACCTTAAAGGCACCTGCAGTTCCGAATTTCATGTTTTGATGATGAGTTTGACACATACTTCTCACaaatcaaaattcaaatttaacaaaaaaaggattTCAGGGCTGAAACGTTTGTCATTATAAAGCAGGAAATATCTTAATCATGTTAAAGTTCATAAGTTCCTTTCTATAACATACAATGTACCTTCAGAACCTCAGATctaagtataataattattatttccacCGAGAAACTTGATTCCAGACTCATCAATTATTAGCCATGCATAGTCAATCAGAAGAAAATCACATGTACAGATTCATTTCACACAAGCAATAGccataactttatttatttactttttcatgCATTTTTGGCCCAGTTTAAACTCAATTTTaaccagtttgatttttttgctttttaagtCTTCTTCTAAACTTGTGCCAGGATTCATCCTTTGAAAGGAATCCATAAGTGCAATAATATTCTAAGGTTGTATTCATTTGCATCAAAAAACACATCATTAAATAAACTTCTCTGAGTTATCCAACACATCTTTTGTTTCCACATCATCTTGAGGTCAGCTGGCTGTATCAGCTTGTCTTTCATATTATGTTATCAACTAAGATCGATACTTCTTCTACATTCTTCGTTTGTTTGACTTCAGACAAACGGTGAAGCAAGTGAAatttttacttaaaaaaaaaaaacgattcctCAAGATTTTCAAATGCTTATAAACACAATTATAACCTACCTCTCAGCAATCCAGAATTTCACTTTTATGTAAGGGAAGTAGAGGCTAAAAAAGGTAACAAAGATATGACATAATGATACATTAATGATGGTATAAAGGTAAAAACACCAATGATGGTAAAGAGAAAATATCACTGTTTCCAGAAGTTGTTTTCACATTTGAATTGTCCAAGCACCGATGCTGAATTTGATGCATCCTTCCTAACAAACAACAGCTGATTTCcttcttatttttattaaaatgtAAATCATTAATCAATGCTGACATTATCAACACCTAGACACAAAGAGCAGTGTACATGTTATGTCTGACTacttatatttaaaaaaaaaaataagaaatacacTTGACAAAGTCAAATATGTAAAAATTTTATTAACGACAAAATCACCGCCTCATACAACactacatttgtttttttcaattattattaatagttaATGTAAATTACCTCTTTCTTACACTTAGGTAGTAGTAAATTGAAAATACATCTTcaaaaaattttattgtttttacgTATAGAAAAAATTCTTCACAGCTTTGATCAACAAGACATTCGGGTCGATAAGAAGTATGGAATCACGAATATTGCACTCAGAACATATTTTgagaaaagaatttaaaaaaagatacaCAAAATGTAGATATATCTTGGTAGATCTGTATAATATGATGGTGCAATATGACTACGGCATCAATATTCTTGTGAAATCGAAATGAAACAGTGAGCAAAACAAGCCAATCGTAATGTAAGGAGAGGAGATATATATTTTAGAACTTTTTTTGAATTTACGATTGGTTCTTCGTAAAACGCTTTGCATTTTAATGAAGGATGGATGAAGCAAGTGTGCCTGGAACAAATTTTTACCGTCAAGTTGAAAGAAACTTTGCATGCAAAATTTGCTTTGTAATATTCTTTTCCTCTTCCTACAGCATTCGATCGATCTCCTCAGAAGTCtgatataaaaaagaaaattcagccCTCTTTGCATACGTATTTAACCAAACACAAAAGTATGAAGGAGAGTTAAATATAAGTGACATCTCACAAGTTAAAGCGAGACAAAGTGAATAGAATATAATGTGCCCTTCGAAATAAAAAAATCCAACAGAGATAAATCGAATACAGAAAAGTAATCGCCTTTGTAATGTAAGGGAAAACTTCAAAGGGCAACGTGGGTAATTCAAAGAAATTTATTGGACAGGTATATGGCATCTAGATAATTTACTGGTggtgcaaaatgaaaaacttaAGCTTATTAACAGAGAGGCGAACAATAATGAAgcattgcaattttttttcttcgaaatgagcaaaaaaataTGTGGTAACCTTCGTCCGCAAAGCAAACAAACCTCCTTCGCATTTTGTTGACACACAGGCTTGGCAAAACTCAACGCAAAACAGTTCTTTATTTAGTCGAATATTAATCCTGCCATGGCTGAATGTTTATCTGATTAACAGTGACTAAGAAACAAATCGCGCTTTGCAACACAAACAGCTCCTTCGAATTTCGAATTTGACGCGAGAATTCGATTCGACCTAAAAGTGACTAGCAATATACACTCGGATAAATTTCATCACTTGTTATTCTGATCAGGCCCTCTTTGTATCTGTTTTAACTCGATATTAAAGCTTACCATTTAAAGTTGGTTAAGTGTATTTCCACGCGACGAATTCGCAAATCGGAAGTTGGTTGTACATTGATAAATATGTTCCACcacaaaatatttctttgttgaCCAAGTTTGAAAGACCAAAAATTAAGACCCAGGAAATCTAACAACTAGCGAGAAAACAGCTTGATGCAGGCAAACGGACTCCTTtaataaatatttgaaaaccGCAAATCTGGCTAATCAAagtggtttctttgtttttcatcaaCTTAAGATTGTGTTCAGTAGTTTGTTGTGTTTTGTGAGATTGGTTAGCCACCTTTTGCAAGACAAAATGAGATTGAAATTCGAACGTACTAGCGTCAAGAAACGGCAAACAATTTTTCAGCATTCAATCTCGACTATATCACAAACTAAGCGTTCCAAATAAAGCTTACCTTCGTAACGGCTCGGATGTATCAGCTCTGACTCATGTACAGCAGGTAAAGAAACCGTTAGAATAGTCGACCATTAGCTGTCGGTGAACTGGCCAACGAATTTAAAACAAGAATTTAAAACAATTGTGCGGCACGCCGGAACACAGTTGATCATTTGAGTTGGGTTTTAGCataagaaaatatattttgatcagcaaacaaaaatttagtGACCGCCAAAGGAAGAGTAAAATTTACACCGAAAGATGAATAACTTGGATTTGAATCTGTAAACCAGCTTAAAATGAAGTTGGAACCCGTCAAATTTGTATTACTTATTCCTCTCATGCGATTGCTTAGTTTTAATTAAATTTGTTGGCAGCCAATATATTCGCCATATTTGTACAGCAGATGAACAGCTAGCCTCTCCTTAGTTGAAGATTACCCGAGCAATTATTTCACTGCGGAAATGACAAATTGTTTTTTACAGATGTGTTTGCATaaaggaaacaaagagaaaacaaatgttCCATTTGCGTCCCAATAAGTAGGATTTTGACTTGATTTTACTTCACTGTGACTGGGGTCTCAAACAAAACGCATAACTTTTTTCAATTGCTTTCGCTTAAAAAGATCCATTGTTTTCTGTAGTCAAGCATTTTCATAACAAAAGGCTTGTGTGCATTTTTTCTGTTACAGGCaaaaagccaaaacaattcCATTTCGGGGGTTCCACCTGAGTGGTTCAAGATttcataaaataatttgaataaATGTATATATAAAACATGATTATTTATTAGACCATGATAAATTCTGTGAGGTCCACATTTTTCGAgtacttttaaaatgactgcaaCAATTGTGAATAACTTAATTTAGGTATGCTGTTAAAGAGTGAGAGTTTTCTGATCAGCTTCAGAGTTAATGCTTAATTTTGTCTTAAACGATAACAATGATTCATTTATCATGCTTTCatattatcattaactttaatTTATAACATGGCTTCGGCTGACAGTGtcagaaaacaaatttttcaattttgcacAAACATGCAGGGTCCTACATAGAAAGTAACAGTTCAACCGAATATTGAAACTGGATAAAAGAGTCCAATTTCTCTATAAGTAATTCATTCACATAACATCCTAAGCAACTGTAGAACGTCAAAACCAGACGTCCATGGAACAATTTCTGCTTTAACATCACATCTATCACCAAGCAAGTTATTTAACAGAGTGTATCCCTCCCGTGCCAAGATGTAATCTCCATGTTCTAGAGCCAGGCAGGGACACAAATCACCATGGCCGTCACCAACATAAACAATATGCTTGTAAGTTTGACAAGACTGTGCGACATGTTCTTGAAGAACTTTCCTCTTGCAAAGGTTTTGTGGACACACTTTACACTGATGCTTGTGATAGTGTTCAACATTCAAACATCCACAGTCATCCCAACTCGCAGGATTTGTATAAATATCCCTGAAAACATCTTGTAAGGAGTCTCGTGCCAGCAAATGGTCAATGAAGTAGCTGTTGGAATCAGAGATGATTATTGTTGGCACATTTTTACTCAGCAAGAAGCtacaagtttctttcattccatcaataaatttcaaactttcaaAGCATTTTATGTAATCTTCCATGGTTATTCCATGCCCATGTAGTGTGCTAAAGGCTTTGTCCATGATGTTGGTCCAACACCATCCACTTTTGCGATGTTCTGAAATCATTTGTTTCAAGGAAGGCAACATCTTTGTTATCCATGTGTCAGTGTTGCCATCGGCAAGGGTGTGGTCAAAGTCGAAAACAACCAATAATCTTTCTTGTTTGACCTGAAGTTGAAAAAATCACACACTAGATTACTATGTTATGCAAAGTTAAAGGGGCAACATATAacgaataaagtattattggcAATGGTCGCATTTCCAAGCAGTCTACCAATTAGGCTGAAATAGTCCACTTTCATGGTAACCTCATATTCTACTCAATTTTCTGGCATTAGAAAAATGACTACTTTTATTTGAAACAACTAATTTACAACCATAATCTACAACACTATTTTACTTACTGACACAAAACATAAATTGCATTGAATTGTAAATTAACAATGCATGTCGAGAACTACACTTGAAACCTAAGGTAAAGCCAAATACATTACAAAATAGTGGAAAGGAAAAATTAAGTATTAATAAATAAAGccctttctttaaataattaaatcaaatgtATTATGCTTTACACACcattatttttcagtttgatgTTCAATTTAGATTCTTGCCTTAAACCCAGTTAAGCTTTGAAAAATCAAGTAAAGTTGAGGTCTTCAACAATCACATAGATACACTTTAGCTACAAATAGAAAGTAATTTTGTAAACGGCATTTTGACTTTACAATGCCTAATGTGAGTTCTGCACAAAATGGGAGGCAATTAAACCACTTTAGGCATTGATATTGGAAGACAAAGCTCTTACAATACCAGTAATAAATATAACAATTATactcatcatcattattaatatatattaataaaatagccaagttatgtgacaaagggaaattttacataaagaaactgacaaaggatgcataaatttaggagtttgtacactgtttctacaGTGATtaaaaccaaggttgtgattggttgatttaaactacaactttaaatgttattggttgacttaaactacaactttgaatttgattggtttgttgaactgttcgataacaaactgtccgataacaagctgtccgataacaaactctctgataacaacttggcaagtgaattagtaggaaataggagttttttaaaccaatcacaattgaggaaattgtaatgtttatgattattattattattattattttattattatatgacagtgaagacgtatggatgccatccctatccagccagcccgGGGcatcgaacgtaacccaggcggccctaaggctaacaactctatatagctagtaaagtatgtacataacatctaatttataaataaactaacctaaactaaactaaactaaaaatgactcagttcactctgttctatcctcaagacatcactttcagtgtgcgggcaatgtttagggtgtgcgagatgacggctctctgcatccggagtagaatctcccctcctcgagccccgaacagttccctcatagcctcgtctacctcagtggaccaccctcctaagacatcgatgatgatgatgatgatgatgatgatgatgatgatgatgatgatgatgatgattattattattattattattattattattattatactgtggaagataaaattaaaaatcctTTGTTCTTATAGATTTGTCTGGATTGATTTCAAAATCACATGTGCTCTAATTTTGCCTACCGTATTGCCTTCCTCTATAACATTGTACATTATTCATAAGGGAACAGGTATTCTGAAATCCAGCCTTGATTTCCTGGCTCTAGTTGAAAATGTTTACTCTTAGCCTCTTGCTATGTTTCGTACACTACATACATCTTTGTTTAACAATGCAGGTTAAGTGGATTCGCAAGACCAAAGTCCCGATGTGGACCTGCCTAACTACAGCTAATCGATACAATCACAACAATGCAATCacattaaaaatagaataaattaGGAACAAGTAAAGTTCCGACATAAGTACAATATAATGGGTAAATCTAAATTATACTAAAGAAAATTTTAACTTGTGTCAAAAGTATGCCTCAGTATCCTGATCTCATCAGCTGGAGCTGGAGTACTGCTGATTTCTAAAATAACGTATGCCAAGTTATGTTTTAGGCTGCGGAGTGACTACGGAATTCCTAGCCATGTAGAGGCAGATCATGCAGATTAGTGAATATttggaagaaagagaaacagaaCAAGTTCATTGTTTACAACTTTTGTTATGGCACATTGCATAAGTAGTCCCGAGTACTTTGTAATATTTCGCCGGAGGGAAAAAGTCCACCCCTAAAGAAGCCAGATTCAACCTACACGATTGGAATATCTGTCGCAATGTAATGTAATGATTCAGTGATACAAACCTCACTTGACATAACAGTATCGTGAAAATTTGAATTCGATGTACTGAGGTTTGCCTTAGGAAACCGTTCACCCCAGTCCTCCGTTACCAGGTCCTCATCGGTCCTCATAATTTATTGTTTAAGGTATTCGGTGTATGGGGACATAAAATGTACCGTAGACTTCGCTTATTTTCTCTGCTTTGTTTACTTTAGGCGCTTTGTGATTTCGCTTCCTTGTCTTGCTGGAGGTGTATGGCCTGCTTGACGACCTTTACTTGCTTTCTATCATTAAACGCTTTTAGTTCAACtaattttttcagctgttcAAATCACAACTTTTCCACCTATGGCAAAGCTCCTTCATGCCTTATACAAACACACGCAACCCACAATCCCCCTATTCGCTCtgtcgaagggctaacacttgtaACTTCAACTTCGTTGTCTCTTCATGATGGAAATAGCCACGCTGTACGTCACggatctaaaaatagatttcaaataatTGTCATAGGAAGATGGCCATGTATGGGAGATAAGCTCCCTTACATCACATTCTCGTGCTTGAGATGTTTATTTGCTCTCTTAAGGTACATGTAGgtattttctttgcttcaaaATGAACTTAAAAAGTTAGGATTCAACCTTGGGATTTgaacagctgaaaaaattaGTTGAACTAAAAGCGTTTATTGATGGAAACTCCAATCTAGTGTCTTCCTCGGCGGTGGTCTAAAACTGTTAACTGACTCCTCTTTCAAACTCACTAATTAGCGTTTATTCTTATTGATAAGTCGTGCACAGGTGTCAGGTAAAAAGCTTCCATAATCACGATTCTAAGGAGCGTGGGTGGAATTAAtaacaaactatcaattttcGCCGTTTCCATCAACTTTTCAGCACAATGTTGCAAAGTGGCTCATTTCGAAAAAACCATGAAAAATCATCGATTTTGCCAAAACTTGCAACTTTTCGAACAAACTATCACGTTTCTGAGTTTTCATCAACTCGCCCAGATTTCAGCCAAAGGTGTTGATGATACCGCCGGTTGGTGGTAACAGTTTGGCAATTATCATTTCCAA
The nucleotide sequence above comes from Acropora muricata isolate sample 2 chromosome 12, ASM3666990v1, whole genome shotgun sequence. Encoded proteins:
- the LOC136892038 gene encoding transmembrane protein 198-like, which translates into the protein MTPSVLLTLLLIAASISSLQGQNATVAPTKANVSLETKLVTTPLETTTNQTMAATTANASDPTAVVPGVKKGQCHDFKVFIVNNELSIPYTITSCIIAVCGIYLVIFGYRFFKCSLFLLGLLFGTSVTYVICSNHSDLPTWGLVAVAVAVGVFCGLLTMFVTYCGLFLGGFGLGFFIGIALFFIIETFYHVAIKWIPFGVLLGLSLTFGLLTLRWQKGFFIVATSLIGAAMITAGVDYFIEEFVLIKYAWQHIMAAEKAMKCWVSLIILGIWLVMFVFGNVVQFCKTGRTFTHRKRDDSVSLQGEDKAMKRYRSLNMNGDVVAKSYYTKDEEEGRPTEV
- the LOC136892039 gene encoding probable phosphatase phospho2 isoform X1; the protein is MSSEVKQERLLVVFDFDHTLADGNTDTWITKMLPSLKQMISEHRKSGWCWTNIMDKAFSTLHGHGITMEDYIKCFESLKFIDGMKETCSFLLSKNVPTIIISDSNSYFIDHLLARDSLQDVFRDIYTNPASWDDCGCLNVEHYHKHQCKVCPQNLCKRKVLQEHVAQSCQTYKHIVYVGDGHGDLCPCLALEHGDYILAREGYTLLNNLLGDRCDVKAEIVPWTSGFDVLQLLRMLCE
- the LOC136892039 gene encoding probable phosphatase phospho2 isoform X2 is translated as MLPSLKQMISEHRKSGWCWTNIMDKAFSTLHGHGITMEDYIKCFESLKFIDGMKETCSFLLSKNVPTIIISDSNSYFIDHLLARDSLQDVFRDIYTNPASWDDCGCLNVEHYHKHQCKVCPQNLCKRKVLQEHVAQSCQTYKHIVYVGDGHGDLCPCLALEHGDYILAREGYTLLNNLLGDRCDVKAEIVPWTSGFDVLQLLRMLCE